A DNA window from Gemella massiliensis contains the following coding sequences:
- a CDS encoding ISL3 family transposase: MNNFNTKTKEIKEGEFIKNLLQIKDKNITIEKTHNETIKNNQKYFVFKGTLTYKPKKCECCGCLNKGYTVVKNGFNELTRINLLKISGIPAYLELRKQRFKCKTCNKKFVATTSFVDKYCSISKNVKFSIMSDLADTLSFKQIAKMNNVSVNTVIRTLYKCKSHVDILNYNTLPEYLCFDELKFTKDSKNGMSFIFLDALTHEIIDIVDGRTEYILNNYFSRFSKEARSNVKAICIDIYTPYMKLIRNKFPNAEIVIDRFHIIQNVNRELYSKC, translated from the coding sequence ATGAATAATTTTAACACAAAAACAAAAGAAATAAAAGAGGGAGAATTCATTAAAAACCTACTACAAATAAAAGATAAAAATATAACTATTGAGAAAACACATAACGAAACTATAAAAAATAATCAAAAGTACTTTGTATTCAAAGGTACCTTAACATATAAACCCAAGAAGTGTGAATGCTGTGGTTGTCTTAATAAAGGTTATACTGTAGTTAAAAACGGCTTTAATGAACTTACTAGAATTAATCTATTAAAAATATCAGGTATCCCTGCTTATTTGGAACTAAGAAAGCAACGTTTCAAGTGTAAAACTTGTAATAAAAAATTTGTAGCTACTACTTCTTTTGTAGATAAATACTGTAGTATTTCTAAAAATGTTAAGTTTTCTATAATGAGTGATTTAGCTGATACTTTATCTTTTAAACAAATAGCCAAAATGAATAATGTATCGGTTAATACTGTTATAAGAACTCTTTATAAATGTAAATCCCATGTAGACATTCTTAACTATAATACCTTACCTGAGTATTTATGCTTTGATGAGTTAAAGTTTACTAAAGATAGTAAAAATGGTATGAGTTTTATTTTTTTAGATGCTTTAACTCATGAGATTATTGATATAGTTGATGGTAGAACTGAGTATATTTTAAATAATTATTTTTCCAGATTTTCTAAAGAGGCTAGAAGTAATGTTAAGGCTATTTGTATTGATATTTATACTCCTTATATGAAGTTGATTAGAAATAAGTTTCCTAATGCTGAAATTGTTATAG